A region from the Carassius carassius chromosome 33, fCarCar2.1, whole genome shotgun sequence genome encodes:
- the LOC132114368 gene encoding uncharacterized protein LOC132114368, with product MEDDRRFHKLTKEQVETLDQVLTEVIPIHGRGNFPTLEIKPKDIIHVVRDRLIWKKIKVRDVRLNGSTASHVLVKENGTSYKDLDIIFGVELPKPEDFHIIKEVVLGSLLDFLPKGVNKDKITALTMKEAYVQKMVKVFTEHDRWSLISLSNNSGKNVELKFVNSLRRQFEFSVDSFQIILDSILQSYLDAERRKIVVGQEDQDSSLAQSQGIPTALMDEPLLSSSDTGNHQESDIDMSCKTDDIQTLCDSQCNSKMSKKEPSKYLEREPTLETDKDVETKMVQTTTLSVSMEKVSEHSVMVHVEEKNELHENMSLQTETLLEVNTNKTGIDSGEGNELVGVKTMSVKETDPTVKTFINETASDKTEYMLNVGPVKSQPCLEMVHTDFSCLSTTGTFGERCTFQPAPITFITQSALESYAEYPLPPPAKKNSQNSQMVVLKHSSPKPPRKMSKKTTLVPYSTEKSVSDNSDVNICQVLHPPKAYTKESLPIQVKMSGLTTKSFELSSASENDSKESKELANCTGAFTVAAPENGMHSEKTLYMSLSPEESLQSRVQTSEPETGEATHVTILIPTSIPSCLPKDQNRINQAFNERVQTAQCQAMVPLINVNSEPLLQANDSYDLNLASPKDKDTEFCAQVDDATSPKYLTESSESVAMATNCPSQMLNSLSEDLTIDSQVVGTNSSDSEHVISLQVHNYPMSTLQTQELLLPSPQTKEPPELLSLVSLPEVQSLTVSVPHLSKPLEPSISSTASLESPRFSEPLLESSVISLDVIEPSEVLFKVTEPSESQVLKPSAVSVSHTLEASMSSVSEEVVFKILASEMNEPINPSKQMPCITVLAESMYGDFEQAMDHLRYRLIATRNPEEIRGGGLLKYSNLLVRDFKPACETEIKTLERYMCSRFFIDFPDVNEQQRKIESYLRNHFIGEEKSKYDYLMTLRRVVNESTVCLMGHERRQTLNMITILALKVLGEQNIIPNANNVTCYYQPAPYMTDHNFSNYYISNGQSPLIYHPYPLHIHMQSGLV from the coding sequence ATGGAAGATGACCGCCGGTTTCACAAACTGACAAAAGAACAAGTGGAGACTTTGGACCAAGTTCTTACAGAGGTCATTCCCATTCATGGTAGGGGTAATTTTCCAACCCTTGAAATCAAGCCTAAAGACATAATACATGTGGTCAGAGATAGACTGATTTGGAAGAAAATCAAGGTGAGAGATGTCCGTCTCAATGGCTCTACAGCCAGTCATGTGCTGGTCAAAGAGAATGGCACCAGCTACAAAGACTTGGATATCATCTTTGGTGTGGAGCTTCCCAAACCAGAGGACTTCCATATTATCAAGGAAGTGGTCTTGGGCAGTCTGCTGGACTTTCTACCTAAAGGTGTCAACAAAGATAAGATTACAGCTCTCACCATGAAAGAGGCGTATGTACAAAAAATGGTGAAGGTGTTCACTGAGCATGACCGCTGGAGCCTTATCTCCCTTTCAAATAATAGTGGTAAGAACGTGGAACTCAAGTTTGTCAACTCTTTACGACGCCAGTTTGAATTCAGTGTGGATTCCTTTCAGATCATCCTGGACAGTATACTTCAATCTTATTTGGATGCTGAAAGGAGGAAGATTGTGGTAGGGCAAGAGGACCAGGACTCTTCACTAGCTCAAAGTCAAGGAATTCCGACAGCCCTAATGGATGAACCACTCCTCAGCTCAAGTGACACAGGGAATCACCAGGAAAGTGACATCGACATGTCCTGCAAAACTGATGATATTCAGACTTTGTGTGACTCTCAGTGTAATTCTAAAATGAGTAAGAAAGAGCCGTCTAAATACTTAGAAAGAGAACCAACTCTTGAAACAGACAAAGATGTTGAAACAAAAATGGTTCAAACAACAACTTTGTCTGTATCTATGGAAAAAGTATCTGAGCACTCTGTAATGGTGCATGTGGAGGAAAAGAATGAACTTCATGAAAATATGTCTTTGCAAACGGAAACACTGCTCgaagtaaatacaaataaaactggtATTGACTCAGGGGAGGGAAATGAACTAGTTGGAGTAAAAACTATGTCTGTTAAGGAAACAGATCCCactgttaaaacatttattaatgaaaCAGCTTCTGATAAAACAGAATACATGTTAAATGTAGGGCCAGTTAAATCCCAACCATGTCTTGAAATGGTGCATACAGACTTCTCTTGTCTTTCAACAACAGGGACCTTCGGTGAGCGATGCACATTCCAACCTGCTCccattacatttattacacaatcaGCACTAGAATCATATGCAGAATATCCTTTACCACCCCCTGCCAAGAAAAACAGCCAAAATTCACAAATGGTTGTTCTCAAGCATTCCTCACCGAAACCTCCTCGGAAAATGTCCAAAAAGACAACTCTTGTACCATATTCAACAGAAAAATCAGTGTCAGATAATTCAGATGTTAATATTTGTCAGGTTTTGCATCCACCTAAAGCTTACACAAAAGAATCATTACCTATTCAGGTTAAAATGTCAGGTCTTACCACAAAAAGCTTTGAATTATCCAGTGCCTCAGAAAATGACTCTAAAGAGTCTAAAGAACTAGCCAATTGTACTGGAGCTTTTACTGTTGCTGCTCCAGAGAATGGTATGCATTCAGAAAAGACATTGTACATGAGTCTATCACCAGAGGAAAGCCTTCAAAGTCGAGTGCAAACTTCAGAACCAGAAACTGGTGAAGCTACTCACGTCACTATTCTAATTCCTACATCCATTCCCAGTTGTCTCCCCAAAGATCAAAACAGGATAAACCAGGCTTTTAATGAAAGAGTTCAGACAGCACAGTGTCAGGCAATGGTACCTCTTATTAATGTGAATTCTGAGCCTTTACTTCAGGCAAATGACAGTTATGACCTCAACTTAGCCTCTCCCAAAGATAAAGATACTGAGTTTTGTGCTCAAGTTGATGATGCCACATCACCAAAATATCTTACTGAATCCTCAGAATCAGTCGCTATGGCAACAAATTGTCCATCTCAAATGTTGAATTCACTGTCTGAAGACCTTACTATTGATTCACAAGTAGTAGGGACTAATTCTTCAGACTCTGAACATGTTATATCACTTCAAGTTCACAACTACCCCATGTCCACTCTGCAGACTCAGGAACTTCTTTTGCCAAGTCCACAGACTAAAGAACCTCCAGAACTATTATCACTTGTCTCTTTACCAGAAGTTCAAAGCCTCACAGTATCAGTACCACATTTGTCAAAGCCACTAGAACCTTCCATATCCTCAACAGCAAGTCTAGAATCTCCTAGATTCTCAGAACCCCTTTTAGAATCATCAGTTATATCCCTGGATGTCATAGAACCCTCTGAAGTATTATTTAAAGTTACAGAACCATCTGAATCACAGGTGTTAAAACCCTCTGCAGTATCAGTGTCACACACATTAGAAGCATCTATGTCATCAGTAAGTGAGGAGGTGGTTTTCAAGATATTAGCTTCAGAAATGAACGAGCCCATAAACCCTTCAAAACAGATGCCTTGCATTACAGTGTTGGCTGAGAGCATGTATGGTGACTTTGAGCAGGCTATGGACCACCTACGCTACCGGCTAATAGCGACACGCAACCCTGAAGAGATCAGGGGTGGAGGCCTGCTCAAGTACAGTAATCTGCTTGTCCGGGACTTCAAACCTGCCTGTGAAACAGAAATTAAGACACTTGAGCGCTACATGTGTTCAAGGTTTTTTATTGACTTCCCTGATGTGAATGAGCAGCAGCGCAAGATTGAATCATACCTGCGAAACCACTTTATTGGAGAGGAGAAAAGTAAATATGATTACTTGATGACCCTTCGGAGAGTGGTCAATGAGAGCACTGTGTGCTTGATGGGGCATGAACGCCGTCAGACTCTCAATATGATTACCATTCTAGCACTTAAAGTCCTGGGTGAACAGAACATCATTCCCAATGCCAATAACGTTACCTGCTACTACCAACCTGCACCATACATGACAGACCACAACTTCAGTAACTATTACATTTCAAACGGCCAGTCCCCACTGATATATCACCCCTATCCACTACACATACACATGCAGTCTGGATTAGTTTAG